In Jaculus jaculus isolate mJacJac1 chromosome 4, mJacJac1.mat.Y.cur, whole genome shotgun sequence, a single genomic region encodes these proteins:
- the LOC101611997 gene encoding olfactory receptor 5AC1-like, whose product MAEENQTLLTKFVLTGLTDGPGLQVPLFLVFLLLYVITMVGNLGLIGLIWKDPHLHTPMYFFLGSLALADACTSSSVTPKMLINFLSENHNIFRVECFIQFYFFGSSATTECFLLSVMAYDRYVAICNPLLYPVVMSNRLCSQFVGVSYLVGFLHSAIHVVFLVRLTFCRSRIIHYFYCEILQLFKLSCTDPTVNMLLVLVFSAFIQVFTFMTIIVSYSYVLFAILKTKSEKGRSKAFSTCSAHLLSVSLFYGTLFLMYVRPGSGPAENQDKMYSLFYTIIIPLLNPFIYSLRNKEVITALRRKMKK is encoded by the coding sequence ATGGCAGAAGAAAATCAGACTCTGCTGACAAAGTTTGTCCTCACAGGACTGACAGATGGTCCTGGGCTGCAGGTGCCCCTGTTCCTGGTGTTCCTCCTCCTCTATGTCATCACAATGGTGGGCAACCTCGGGCTCATTGGTCTCATCTGGAAGGACCCCCACCTCCACACGCCCATGTATTTCTTCCTGGGAAGTTTAGCCTTGGCTGATGCATGCACTTCTTCTTCTGTCACTCCCAAGATGCTTATCAACTTTTTATCTGAGAATCATAACATATTCCGGGTTGAGTGCTTcatccaattttatttctttggatcAAGTGCAACCACAGAGTGTTTCCTCCTGTCAGTGATGGCCTATGACCGCTACGTGGCCATATGCAACCCCTTGCTTTATCCAGTGGTGATGTCCAACAGACTCTGTTCTCAGTTTGTAGGTGTTTCATATTTGGTTGGCTTTTTGCATTCAGCAATTCATGTGGTTTTCTTGGTTAGATTAACTTTCTGCAGGTCCAGAATCATACATTATTTCTACTGCGAAATTTTACAGTTATTCAAACTTTCTTGCACTGACCCTACAGTTAATATGCTTCTTGTTTTAGTATTTTCAGCTTTTATACAAGTCTTTACCTTCATGACTATTATTGTCTCATACTCCTACGTCCTCTTTGCCATCCTGAAAACCAAATCTGAGAAGGGCAGAAGCAAAGCCTTCTCGACATGCAGTGCCCatctgctctctgtctctttgttctatGGCACTCTCTTCCTCATGTACGTGCGCCCTGGGTCTGGACCAGCCGAAAATCAGGACAAGATGTATTCGTTATTTTACACCATAATAATTCCCCTTCTGAATCCTTTTATTTACAGTCTGAGGAACAAAGAGGTTATAACTGCCttgagaagaaaaatgaagaaataa
- the LOC101596237 gene encoding olfactory receptor 5H8-like has protein sequence MEKENVSLLTEFVLTGLAHPPQWKIPLFLVFFVIYIMTLVGNLGLIALIWNDPHLHIPMYLFLGSLAIVDTWLSSTVTPKMLVSFLAENTLMALSECMAQCFSFIVSATTECFLLAAMSYDRYAAICKPLLYPVIMTNRLCIHLLVLSFVGGLLHALIHNGFLFRLTFCKSNIIHHFYCDLIPLFKISCTDPSFNFLMVFIFSGSIQLFTILTILVSYTLIIFTILKSKSVKGIRKALSTCGAHFSSVTLYYGPLLFMYVRPASPQVDSQDMMVSLFYTVIIPVLNPIIYSLRNKQVQDSVEKTIKVTIFLIWIYGLPMTECY, from the exons ATGGAAAAGGAGAATGTATCATTGCTGACAGAATTTGTTCTCACAGGACTTGCACATCCACCACAGTGGAAAATTCCTCTGTTCCTGGTGTTTTTCGTGATCTATATCATGACTCTTGTGGGGAACCTTGGTCTCATCGCTCTCATCTGGAATGACCCACACTTGCACATCCCCATGTACTTATTTCTCGGGAGCTTAGCCATTGTGGACACTTGGTtatcatccacagtgacaccaaaGATGCTGGTCAGTTTCTTAGCTGAGAATACGCTGATGGCTCTGTCTGAGTGCATGGCACAATGTTTTTCCTTTATAGTCAGTGCAACTACAGAATGCTTTCTCTTAGCAGCAATGTCCTATGATCGCTATGCAGCCATATGCAAACCTTTACTCTACCCTGTAATAATGACGAATAGACTGTGCATCCATCTGTTAGTCTTGTCCTTTGTAGGTGGACTTCTTCATGCTTTAATTCACAATGGTTTTTTATTCAGATTAACGTTCTGTAAATCCAATATCATACATCACTTTTATTGTGACCTCATCCCACTCTTTAAGATTTCCTGTACTGACCCATCTTTTAATTTTctaatggtttttattttctctggttCAATTCAGCTATTCACTATTTTGACTATCCTTGTGTCTTACACACTTATTATCTTTACAATCCTAAAAAGTAAGTCTGTCAAAGGCATAAGGAAAGCCCTCTCCACCTGTGGAGCCCATTTCTCATCTGTGACTCTGTACTATGGCCCTCTTCTCTTCATGTATGTGCGCCCTGCGTCTCCGCAAGTAGACAGTCAAGACATGATGGTTTCTCTCTTTTATACTGTCATAATCCCTGTGTTAAACCCAATTATCTATAGTCTGAGAAATAAGCAAGTTCAAGATTCAGTg gaaaaaacaataaaagtgacTATCTTTCTCATTTGGATTTATGGCCTACCTATGACAGAATGTTACTGA
- the LOC101612291 gene encoding olfactory receptor 183-like, whose amino-acid sequence MEIKNSTLLTEFVLTGLTDHPGLQGPLFLLFLMMYLITIVGNFGLITLIWNDSHLHIPMYFFLGNLAFVDTWLSSTVTPRMLLNLLGKGKVISLSECMLQFFVFAICVTTECFLLAAMAYDRYVAICKPLLYPLIMTNRLCVYLLTLSFVGGIIHASIHEGFLSRLTFCNSNIISHFYCDVMPLLKISCTDPTINFQLVFTLAGLIQVFTIAIVLVSYTLVLFTILKRKSAKGLRKAFSTCGAHLLSVSLYYGPLLFMYVLPTSQQGDDRDIIDSLFYTVIIPVLNPIIYSLRNKQVIDSLTKVLRKSV is encoded by the coding sequence atggagataAAGAATTCAACATTGCTGACAGAGTTTGTCCTCACAGGACTCACTGACCATCCAGGACTGCAGGGGccccttttccttttatttttgatgatgTATCTCATCACCATTGTGGGGAACTTTGGTCTCATCACTCTCATCTGGAATGACTCTCACCTGCACATCCCCATGTACTTTTTCCTTGGAAATTTGGCCTTTGTGGACACTTGGCTCtcatccacagtgacaccaaggaTGCTGCTAAACTTGTTGGGCAAAGGCaaagtgatttctctctctgaatgCATGCTACAATTTTTTGTCTTTGCAATCTGTGTGACTACAGAATGCTTTCTCTTGGCAGCAATGGCCTACGATCGCTATGTAGCAATATGCAAACCTTTGCTTTATCCGCTGATTATGACCAATAGACTATGTGTATATCTACTAACCTTGTCATTTGTGGGTGGAATTATTCATGCTTCAATTCATGAAGGATTTTTATCCCGATTAACATTCTGCAATTCAAACATAATAAGTCACTTTTATTGTGATGTTATGCCACTGTTAAAGATTTCCTGTACTGACCCTACTATAAATTTTCAATTGGTATTTACTTTGGCTGGTTTAATTCAGGTCTTCACTATTGCTATTGTTCTTGTTTCATACACACTTGTGTTGTTTacgattttaaaaagaaagtctgCCAAAGGCCTAAGGAAGGCTTTCTCCACTTGTGGAGCACATCTGCTGTCGGTGTCCTTGTACTATGGGCCTCTTCTCTTCATGTACGTACTCCCTACATCTCAGCAAGGAGATGATCGAGATATAATAGACTCTCTATTTTACACAGTCATAATTCCTGTGTTAAATCCAATCATCTATAGCCTACGAAACAAGCAAGTCATAGATTCCCTGACAAAAGTATTAAGGAAAAGTGTTTAG